From one bacterium genomic stretch:
- a CDS encoding galactokinase, giving the protein MTITLHLSTLTSQFKVQFGSLDNLICIRSPGRVNLIGEHTDYNDGFVLPIAIDRAIYILAQPRSDNKVNLYSMNYLESAEFTLETISPTSPASWVNYPKGVLSLLFARRLVNHGFNALIYGDIPVGAGLSSSAALELAIAYTVQELSGCTLAPLDMIKLCQQAENEFVGVQCGIMDQFIIRLAKEHTALFIDCRTLHYEYIPIPNNNIRVVICDSGVKRGLINSEYNLRQEQCKQGVSLLKSYFPNILALRDVCWTDFINVQNNLPELVRKRARHVISENQRVLDAVKVLQENNIPAFGQLMNESHKSLKHDYEVSCPELDILVSLAQQFDGCFGSRMTGAGFGGCTVSIVHSEVVERFIDYIQAEYQKATKIKPEIYLTSASSGVSRLFLEI; this is encoded by the coding sequence TTGACGATTACATTGCATTTATCTACGCTTACTTCACAATTTAAAGTTCAGTTCGGTAGTCTTGATAACCTAATTTGTATTCGTTCACCAGGTCGGGTTAATCTGATTGGGGAACATACAGATTATAATGACGGGTTCGTCCTCCCGATAGCTATCGATCGTGCTATATATATCCTCGCTCAACCACGGTCAGATAATAAGGTTAACCTTTATTCAATGAATTACCTTGAATCAGCAGAATTTACGCTTGAAACAATTTCGCCAACCTCACCGGCGTCGTGGGTGAATTATCCGAAAGGAGTTTTATCGCTGTTATTCGCGCGCAGGCTGGTTAATCACGGGTTCAACGCGTTGATTTATGGCGATATTCCGGTTGGTGCTGGATTAAGTTCATCCGCTGCGCTTGAACTAGCGATAGCATATACTGTTCAGGAGTTATCAGGTTGCACTTTAGCTCCACTCGATATGATCAAATTATGTCAGCAAGCAGAAAATGAATTTGTCGGGGTGCAGTGTGGGATTATGGATCAGTTTATTATTCGACTCGCGAAAGAACATACTGCATTATTTATTGATTGCAGGACATTGCACTATGAATATATTCCCATCCCAAATAATAACATCAGGGTGGTGATTTGTGATAGTGGAGTTAAACGCGGATTGATTAATTCGGAATATAATCTGCGTCAGGAGCAGTGTAAACAAGGAGTATCGTTATTGAAATCATATTTTCCGAACATACTCGCATTACGCGATGTTTGCTGGACAGATTTTATCAACGTTCAAAATAATCTACCGGAATTGGTTCGTAAAAGAGCGCGACATGTTATTTCTGAAAACCAACGAGTTCTAGATGCAGTTAAGGTATTACAGGAAAATAATATCCCCGCGTTTGGTCAGCTGATGAACGAATCGCATAAAAGTTTAAAACACGATTATGAGGTTAGCTGCCCGGAACTCGATATACTGGTTTCGTTAGCGCAACAGTTTGACGGATGTTTCGGGTCAAGAATGACTGGAGCAGGATTTGGCGGATGCACGGTAAGTATCGTTCATTCAGAAGTGGTTGAGCGGTTTATCGACTATATTCAAGCTGAATATCAAAAAGCAACGAAAATTAAACCGG
- a CDS encoding DNA methyltransferase encodes MSHQHQAVSKDKNLQELILQEKAKGIPDIEIGKKYGVTFRYIERLITKTHGLNISALNYAKKIKNLQPKNFIPEQTTVWSFKQRGNWASHSGEYRGNWSPYIPRNVILRYSNPGDLVLDYFCGAGTTAVECKLLGRRCRAIDINEKAIDLARKNINFDILFHSYSNKEIASKIYEPELIVGDARDLSFIEDNSIDLICSHPPYANIIHYTDSKENDLSFLHIDEFLREMAKVAAESYRVLKHGKQCAILIGDTRRKKYVIPLGFALIDVYLTAGFKLRELIIKRQHNCKTTGFWYANSIKYNFLLLAHEYLPIFEKPKHTVFPITENKIVANSLSYTTITELPLKEKLVVAETTTAWVLPNDDFESSLNRNVIDRYAKNKKYSVLVFTKPFKNDVPLTIKNDSKTKKELLFLKFAFLEDNISFSEINSYLVKTKEIIIENLPFIVESGHIVIQTKDVRSGIFIEPLAKKLVDFLSIREINLKEIIIVTKENSDDETETANDCLKIVHQYLLVYEVKHAKS; translated from the coding sequence ATGTCGCATCAACATCAAGCAGTAAGTAAAGATAAAAATTTACAAGAACTAATTCTCCAAGAGAAAGCTAAAGGAATTCCAGACATTGAAATTGGTAAGAAATACGGTGTTACCTTTAGATATATTGAACGACTTATCACTAAAACTCATGGTTTAAATATAAGTGCACTGAATTATGCCAAAAAGATAAAAAATCTTCAACCGAAAAATTTTATACCAGAACAAACTACCGTCTGGAGTTTTAAACAACGAGGGAATTGGGCATCCCATAGCGGAGAATACCGCGGAAACTGGTCTCCCTATATTCCCAGGAATGTTATCCTTCGGTATTCTAATCCTGGTGACTTAGTATTGGACTATTTTTGTGGAGCAGGAACCACTGCGGTTGAATGTAAACTTCTAGGTAGAAGATGTAGAGCGATTGATATAAATGAAAAAGCTATAGATTTAGCGAGAAAAAACATTAATTTTGATATTCTTTTTCATTCCTATTCCAATAAAGAAATTGCCTCCAAAATCTATGAACCGGAACTTATTGTTGGAGATGCAAGAGATTTATCGTTTATTGAGGATAATTCGATAGATTTAATTTGTTCACACCCACCTTATGCAAATATTATTCACTATACGGATTCAAAGGAAAATGATTTATCATTCCTTCATATAGATGAATTCCTTCGGGAAATGGCAAAAGTTGCTGCTGAAAGTTACCGAGTACTTAAACACGGAAAGCAATGTGCAATATTAATTGGTGATACGCGCAGAAAAAAATATGTTATTCCGTTAGGTTTCGCTCTTATAGATGTTTATTTAACCGCCGGTTTCAAGCTTCGAGAGTTGATAATTAAGAGACAGCATAATTGCAAGACCACCGGATTTTGGTATGCTAATAGTATAAAATATAATTTTTTACTTCTTGCACATGAATATTTACCAATTTTTGAAAAACCCAAACACACTGTATTTCCAATTACGGAAAATAAAATTGTAGCTAATAGCCTATCTTATACCACAATAACAGAATTGCCACTTAAAGAGAAATTAGTTGTAGCGGAAACTACAACAGCGTGGGTTCTTCCCAATGACGATTTTGAATCAAGCTTGAACAGAAATGTTATAGACAGATATGCAAAAAATAAAAAATATTCGGTTCTTGTTTTTACTAAACCTTTTAAAAATGATGTTCCTTTAACAATAAAAAACGATTCAAAAACTAAAAAGGAATTGCTTTTTCTTAAATTCGCTTTTTTAGAAGATAACATTTCGTTTTCTGAAATTAACTCATATTTAGTCAAGACTAAAGAAATTATAATAGAAAATTTGCCTTTTATTGTTGAGTCTGGTCATATTGTCATCCAGACGAAAGATGTACGGTCAGGTATATTCATTGAACCCTTAGCAAAAAAACTAGTTGATTTTTTATCAATACGGGAAATTAATCTAAAAGAAATTAT
- the galT gene encoding galactose-1-phosphate uridylyltransferase, whose amino-acid sequence MSELRWNPVLQEWVVTATHRMERPQMPNDWCPFCPGSGRVPDTYDVYIYPNDFPTFSVPPPEMDVESTELYKVAPAIGVCDVVLYTPEHDTTLTALPVEHIIKLVRLWKHRFCELAARPEIHYVFEFENKGEVIGVTMPHPHGQIYAFNYIPPKIEKELHSAQEHYAKTGRCLFCDIINEEKKDRRRIIFQNNNFFAVIPFYARWPYELHIFSQQHLGTIAQFGEPEITDLANILKIILQKYDNLFGFSFPYMMVLHQSPTDREPLKQECQQILNGTLEKSSGLEYPQYHFHIEFYPPYRSATKLKYLAGCESGAGTFINDSSAEEKAAELRNTEPKS is encoded by the coding sequence ATGTCAGAGCTTCGCTGGAATCCAGTTTTGCAAGAATGGGTTGTAACCGCTACGCATCGAATGGAACGGCCGCAGATGCCAAATGATTGGTGTCCATTCTGTCCGGGCTCGGGACGGGTACCGGATACCTACGATGTCTATATCTATCCAAACGATTTTCCGACATTTTCGGTACCACCGCCGGAAATGGATGTTGAAAGTACCGAGTTATATAAAGTTGCACCTGCAATTGGTGTCTGCGATGTGGTTCTTTATACGCCGGAACATGATACTACATTAACCGCATTGCCAGTTGAGCATATCATCAAACTCGTTCGATTATGGAAACATCGGTTCTGCGAACTTGCTGCGCGCCCAGAGATTCATTATGTATTCGAATTCGAAAATAAAGGGGAAGTGATTGGCGTGACTATGCCGCATCCGCATGGCCAGATTTATGCGTTCAATTATATTCCACCGAAAATCGAAAAAGAACTGCATTCTGCGCAGGAACATTATGCGAAAACCGGCCGCTGTCTTTTCTGCGATATTATTAACGAGGAGAAAAAGGATAGACGGCGGATTATTTTCCAAAACAATAATTTTTTCGCAGTGATACCATTTTATGCCCGCTGGCCGTATGAATTGCATATTTTTAGTCAGCAGCATCTCGGAACCATCGCTCAGTTCGGAGAGCCGGAGATAACCGACTTGGCAAATATACTCAAGATTATCTTACAGAAATATGATAATTTATTCGGATTCTCATTTCCCTATATGATGGTTCTCCACCAGAGTCCAACAGATCGGGAACCGCTGAAACAAGAATGCCAACAGATTTTAAACGGAACACTAGAAAAATCGAGCGGGCTAGAATATCCACAATATCATTTTCATATTGAGTTTTATCCGCCGTATCGGAGTGCAACCAAATTGAAATATTTAGCGGGGTGTGAATCCGGTGCAGGAACTTTTATCAATGATAGTTCTGCGGAGGAGAAAGCTGCAGAATTGCGTAATACTGAACCTAAAAGTTGA